In Desulfovibrio sp. 86, the following proteins share a genomic window:
- a CDS encoding flagellar hook protein FlgE: MGLSASMWTSVSGLLTHGQKMNVVGNNIANVSTLGFKSQRMDFNDYLYRGIGTTSGTNQIGAGAGVYAILGDFSQGSLETTNSATDLAIDGNGFFQVRKPNSEQMYYSRAGDFYFNKSRELQNPEGYLLQGWKVNNEKKLTFNNGATNLGNASLSKSAYVGSGTPTDIVLDSWNIVPQQTTNVTFTMGLTNDGKGDRTTSSTSPMTALFDLWDGKSTPPIADTAYATQSSIDVYDEGGGTHTMTVYYDQVDASKTDSTGNTIYNIKGLPAGYTMYEYLVTIPPSQDNRSFGGTGYNEATNTWTTEPTKFYNDPTAGTNKNAGVLMSGVMIFNASGQLVNQTAYTYGATESPAANNQVAVDPSAKSSWQPTKVSSNGLPVFSANFTGQPLANSVSETMSSGGGTPVSQVQNYITELDFGLKSLGTPTWTNSTSLADLAVQTPTPPATTPFVDYSNVPIMSNGQRQEYASVANTTSYTVQNRTQDGYASGTLSNVSIDNSGVVHGVYSNGKTLPLYQIALYDFQNHQGLYREGGNLFSATNDSGEPRLGVAGDNGFGTTRAYNIEQSNVDMTTEFVQMISTQRGFQANSKGITTVDTMLETVIGMKR, translated from the coding sequence ATGGGTCTTTCAGCCAGCATGTGGACAAGCGTTTCAGGCCTGCTCACCCACGGTCAAAAAATGAATGTGGTCGGCAACAATATAGCCAACGTGAGCACTCTTGGATTCAAGAGTCAGCGTATGGACTTCAACGATTATCTTTACAGGGGCATCGGCACCACCAGCGGCACCAACCAGATAGGCGCGGGAGCCGGCGTGTACGCCATCCTTGGTGATTTTTCGCAGGGGTCGCTTGAAACCACCAACTCCGCGACTGACCTTGCCATTGACGGCAACGGATTCTTCCAGGTGCGCAAGCCCAACAGCGAACAGATGTACTACTCGCGCGCCGGTGATTTCTATTTCAACAAAAGCCGCGAACTCCAGAATCCTGAAGGCTATTTGCTGCAAGGCTGGAAGGTCAATAACGAAAAGAAGCTGACATTCAACAACGGTGCTACCAACCTTGGCAATGCCAGTCTGAGCAAGTCGGCGTATGTTGGTTCAGGAACCCCCACTGACATCGTGCTGGACAGCTGGAATATCGTTCCCCAGCAGACCACGAATGTTACCTTCACTATGGGCCTTACCAATGATGGCAAGGGGGATCGCACCACCAGCAGCACCAGCCCCATGACCGCCCTCTTTGACCTGTGGGATGGAAAAAGCACTCCCCCAATAGCCGATACCGCCTATGCCACGCAGTCCAGCATTGATGTCTATGATGAAGGCGGCGGCACCCATACAATGACAGTCTACTATGACCAGGTTGACGCCAGCAAGACAGATTCCACCGGCAATACCATATACAACATCAAGGGATTGCCCGCCGGGTACACTATGTACGAATATCTGGTCACCATCCCCCCTTCACAGGACAACCGCAGTTTTGGCGGCACAGGGTACAATGAGGCCACCAACACCTGGACTACTGAGCCGACCAAGTTTTACAACGATCCCACGGCTGGCACCAATAAGAATGCGGGCGTGCTCATGAGCGGCGTCATGATCTTTAACGCCAGTGGTCAGCTGGTCAACCAGACCGCCTACACCTATGGCGCTACGGAAAGTCCTGCCGCCAACAATCAGGTTGCCGTGGATCCTTCGGCCAAATCTTCCTGGCAGCCAACCAAAGTGTCCAGCAACGGCCTGCCGGTTTTCTCCGCCAACTTCACGGGACAGCCCTTGGCCAACAGTGTGAGCGAAACCATGTCCAGTGGCGGGGGAACCCCTGTAAGCCAGGTGCAGAATTACATTACGGAACTGGATTTCGGCCTCAAAAGCCTTGGCACTCCTACGTGGACGAACAGCACATCACTCGCCGACCTGGCGGTACAGACTCCTACTCCGCCAGCCACGACCCCATTTGTTGACTATTCCAATGTTCCCATCATGAGCAACGGGCAACGCCAGGAATACGCCAGCGTGGCCAACACGACATCCTATACTGTACAAAACCGCACTCAGGATGGCTATGCTTCGGGTACTTTAAGCAACGTGAGCATAGATAACTCCGGCGTCGTTCATGGTGTCTACTCCAACGGCAAAACCTTGCCCCTGTATCAGATAGCTCTGTATGATTTTCAGAATCATCAGGGTCTGTACCGCGAAGGCGGCAACCTCTTCTCTGCGACAAATGATTCCGGCGAACCGCGACTGGGCGTGGCGGGCGACAATGGCTTTGGCACGACACGAGCCTACAATATTGAACAGTCCAACGTGGATATGACCACAGAGTTCGTGCAGATGATTTCGACACAGCGTGGCTTCCAGGCGAACTCCAAAGGCATCACAACCGTGGACACCATGCTGGAAACCGTTATCGGCATGAAGAGATAG
- a CDS encoding flagellar hook assembly protein FlgD, with protein sequence MASTITNSLNQTNNEFNTALSKQKGSNLDKDSFMLLLVTQFKYQDPLNPMEDKEFIAQMAQFSSLEQLMNLNTSMKGLTDATNTQQMVNATSYIGKQVTVTGNSIGKTTNETTKEVSVTRFRYAPADNTAGGTITVRDADNNAVYVEELSAKNKGTTYDFAWDGKRNDGTVAGDGVYTVNLVLRDTKGDAVLSDQVVDAKVTGVVTDNGVVYLGLEGGQLMPLANVRQVALPVTTTATDSSDSSTSTGTNTGSSAATTKSAVASSAAALSAAISDAATTSAAAISTAASNAAASSAAASNAAASSAAAINSAVRDAAANNNISLGDVL encoded by the coding sequence ATGGCCAGCACCATTACCAATTCACTGAACCAGACCAATAATGAGTTCAATACAGCCCTGAGCAAACAGAAGGGCAGTAATCTGGACAAGGACTCCTTCATGCTTTTGCTGGTAACGCAGTTCAAGTATCAGGATCCGTTGAACCCGATGGAAGATAAGGAATTTATTGCCCAGATGGCGCAATTCTCCAGTCTTGAGCAGCTCATGAACCTCAATACGAGCATGAAGGGGCTTACAGACGCCACCAACACTCAGCAAATGGTCAATGCCACGTCGTACATCGGCAAGCAGGTGACCGTTACTGGCAACTCCATCGGCAAGACGACCAACGAGACCACCAAGGAAGTCAGCGTCACGCGCTTCCGCTATGCCCCTGCGGACAATACCGCTGGCGGCACCATTACAGTACGTGATGCCGACAACAACGCCGTCTATGTTGAAGAACTCAGCGCCAAGAACAAGGGCACGACATACGATTTCGCATGGGATGGCAAGAGAAACGACGGCACCGTGGCTGGCGACGGCGTATATACGGTCAACCTTGTGCTGCGCGACACCAAGGGAGACGCGGTTCTTTCTGACCAGGTGGTGGACGCCAAGGTGACGGGCGTTGTCACTGACAATGGCGTGGTTTACCTCGGCCTTGAGGGCGGCCAGCTCATGCCGCTCGCCAACGTTCGTCAGGTCGCGCTGCCTGTCACGACAACTGCAACTGACAGCAGTGATTCCAGCACAAGCACGGGTACAAATACCGGCAGCAGCGCTGCCACCACTAAAAGTGCAGTAGCATCCAGTGCAGCAGCTTTAAGTGCGGCAATCAGCGATGCGGCAACCACCAGTGCAGCGGCCATCAGTACGGCCGCCAGCAATGCGGCAGCCAGCAGCGCTGCGGCCAGCAATGCGGCAGCCAGCAGCGCTGCGGCCATCAATTCGGCAGTCCGTGACGCGGCAGCCAACAACAACATCAGTCTGGGCGACGTGCTTTAA
- a CDS encoding flagellar hook-length control protein FliK: MMQILPTSAGSFDSFISSNKENSSFADFFASVHDAINSMQEGENVSVSSALEEEQPAAAAPKVQSPYSRASSDGVTYTLDEVCFTKQELAQLRYDLVKAGAPEAALKKLDALAGQPDGATLAQVMASLQTLNGAPQLSDDDKAQITSLLKKIDPSGVLDARVQQLMAEGKGEAALGTVYAFISQMDATTALEVSATEALAFGRGLGLDSSNLQTLANGFGGNNGVTLLVGQFSALMAPASGFFNEQKTAQKQLDTALQTTLQPLVSKARARTEKERQASALRIKEAQQSKVLISKTVSKNSRQMLDETLNAAGNEGTRPVDAESALRQSDAISRKLDGSQSAGIGHAGSQEAKASADTGFSKASSNREQASNTQSATNRRSEDTPLTRATDERQNNTGRHAGENRQDANAETGRDSSWNELTRKVETSPIFAMRQDTQVAPSIMHNPNVVLEQTEAVAQPAPLARYVGQQVEQGLLSSSRNGTTRLDLQLHPQELGAITLSLSLRNGEVSATIRSEKSETAEIVTRQLDAIRTNLEQQGLKVDKVEVQLNSRQQDENAWQNLDQHNSWQEEDARREELARLKQLSTMRNSSDNSDGTILEQPVHSSAHAARYATRSLNVVA; this comes from the coding sequence ATGATGCAGATTCTTCCCACAAGCGCCGGATCATTTGATTCCTTCATCAGCAGCAATAAGGAAAACTCTTCCTTTGCTGACTTTTTCGCTTCTGTGCACGACGCTATCAACAGCATGCAAGAGGGTGAAAACGTCTCGGTAAGTTCAGCGCTTGAGGAAGAGCAGCCCGCAGCCGCGGCGCCCAAGGTGCAAAGCCCCTACAGCCGCGCCTCTTCCGATGGCGTAACATATACGCTGGATGAGGTGTGCTTCACCAAGCAGGAACTGGCGCAATTGCGCTACGATCTTGTGAAGGCCGGAGCGCCAGAAGCCGCCCTGAAAAAGCTTGATGCTCTGGCGGGACAGCCCGACGGCGCAACACTGGCTCAGGTTATGGCCAGCTTGCAGACCTTGAACGGCGCGCCCCAACTCAGTGATGACGATAAGGCCCAGATCACCTCGCTGCTCAAAAAAATAGACCCCTCGGGCGTTCTGGACGCACGGGTGCAGCAGCTCATGGCTGAAGGCAAAGGAGAAGCGGCGCTCGGCACCGTCTATGCTTTTATTTCGCAGATGGACGCCACCACGGCTCTTGAGGTGAGCGCGACGGAGGCCCTTGCCTTCGGGCGTGGTCTGGGGCTTGACTCCTCAAATCTGCAAACGCTGGCCAACGGTTTTGGCGGCAACAACGGTGTTACCCTTCTTGTGGGACAATTTTCCGCTCTCATGGCTCCTGCAAGCGGTTTTTTCAATGAGCAAAAGACCGCCCAGAAGCAGTTGGACACCGCCCTGCAAACGACCCTGCAGCCCCTTGTGAGCAAGGCCCGCGCCCGTACTGAAAAAGAACGTCAGGCAAGCGCCCTGCGCATAAAAGAAGCCCAGCAAAGCAAGGTTCTCATCAGCAAAACGGTATCAAAAAACAGCCGTCAGATGTTGGACGAAACATTGAACGCTGCGGGCAATGAAGGCACAAGGCCCGTTGACGCCGAAAGCGCACTGCGTCAGAGCGACGCCATAAGCAGAAAGCTTGACGGCAGCCAGAGCGCTGGTATTGGCCATGCAGGCAGCCAGGAAGCAAAAGCTTCTGCCGACACAGGGTTTTCCAAGGCTTCTTCCAACAGGGAGCAGGCATCCAATACCCAGAGCGCCACCAACAGGCGATCCGAAGACACGCCTCTGACGCGCGCAACTGATGAGCGCCAAAACAATACAGGCCGCCACGCGGGCGAGAACCGCCAGGATGCCAACGCCGAGACAGGGCGCGATTCATCCTGGAATGAACTCACCCGCAAAGTTGAAACGAGTCCCATCTTTGCCATGCGGCAGGACACTCAGGTTGCGCCCTCCATAATGCACAATCCCAATGTTGTCCTTGAGCAAACCGAAGCCGTTGCGCAGCCGGCCCCCCTGGCCAGATATGTTGGGCAGCAAGTTGAGCAGGGCCTGCTTTCAAGCTCCCGCAACGGCACTACGCGCCTCGACCTGCAACTGCACCCGCAGGAACTGGGGGCCATCACCCTCAGCCTCAGCCTGCGCAACGGCGAAGTAAGCGCTACCATACGCTCGGAAAAATCAGAAACAGCCGAAATTGTCACCCGCCAGCTTGATGCCATCCGCACCAACCTTGAGCAGCAAGGGCTTAAGGTAGACAAGGTGGAGGTGCAGCTGAACTCACGCCAGCAGGACGAAAATGCCTGGCAAAATCTAGATCAGCACAACTCATGGCAGGAAGAAGATGCCCGGCGTGAAGAACTTGCGCGGTTAAAGCAACTTTCAACAATGCGAAATTCTTCAGATAATTCTGACGGAACCATTTTGGAACAGCCTGTGCATTCTTCTGCCCATGCGGCAAGATATGCCACCCGTTCATTAAATGTGGTGGCGTAA
- a CDS encoding glycosyltransferase family 9 protein, with product MSADPILVLQMHRMGDLILTLPLLLHLLRHHPEHELWVTAEPQFFQGLMPLLPNVVFFPPSHCDALAQRHYELAINLSSRPQALDCQARLKAARKLGPELLAKNSVPGSFSNQHVCGYWQLYRAALTQNNWNNAFHWADLHLLDLFTHPNLSGVAHPRAKAAGTRRVGLVLGASEAAKRPDVDFWARLARRLAAEGVLPLLLGGPAEQEMGREVARKAGLRGADLCGRLSLKDLAALMSTLDLCVTPDTGPMHLADMTGVPVLNLSMGPVHARETGPSSPGQYVLRAAMSCVGCWQCHRSQLFCKQAFTPPGVAALILSLLHSSGRPAVPPGMALSRTGRDAMGLHTLERLDAPAEKSCRPLLEDFWQAVFLFLYDPDQRGLLVQRLERLHAAFPLVTKNIAKDLASLCGQCAQHLRMSRADLPGGFWRSQPPAIRLFTGYIHMRLQNDGYSSHAWNTALKTLDEISSFFTRLP from the coding sequence ATGAGTGCAGACCCCATACTTGTCCTCCAGATGCACCGTATGGGGGACCTGATCCTCACTCTCCCCCTGCTCTTGCACCTGCTGCGTCATCACCCGGAGCATGAACTGTGGGTCACAGCAGAACCGCAGTTTTTTCAGGGGCTCATGCCTCTTTTGCCCAATGTGGTTTTTTTTCCGCCAAGCCATTGCGATGCATTGGCCCAGCGCCATTACGAGCTGGCCATTAATCTGAGCAGCCGCCCGCAGGCTCTGGACTGCCAGGCGCGGCTCAAGGCGGCCCGAAAACTTGGGCCTGAGCTGCTGGCAAAAAACAGCGTGCCCGGCAGTTTCAGCAATCAGCATGTCTGCGGCTACTGGCAGTTGTACCGGGCCGCCCTGACGCAAAATAACTGGAACAATGCATTCCATTGGGCTGACCTGCATCTGCTGGATCTTTTTACACATCCCAACCTGTCGGGGGTAGCACACCCACGGGCAAAGGCTGCCGGTACGCGGCGCGTCGGGCTGGTGCTCGGCGCGAGCGAAGCGGCCAAACGGCCAGATGTTGATTTTTGGGCACGGCTGGCGCGGCGTCTGGCTGCGGAAGGCGTCCTGCCGCTGCTTCTTGGCGGCCCGGCAGAACAGGAAATGGGGCGTGAAGTGGCCCGTAAAGCCGGACTGCGCGGCGCTGACCTGTGCGGACGCCTGTCTCTTAAAGACCTGGCGGCGCTCATGAGCACGCTGGATCTGTGCGTCACCCCTGACACTGGCCCCATGCATCTGGCGGACATGACAGGCGTACCAGTACTTAACCTTTCAATGGGGCCGGTGCATGCCCGTGAAACGGGGCCATCATCTCCGGGGCAGTATGTGTTGCGCGCCGCCATGAGCTGCGTCGGTTGCTGGCAGTGCCACCGCAGCCAGCTTTTCTGCAAGCAGGCTTTCACGCCGCCCGGTGTGGCGGCCCTGATTCTGAGCCTGCTGCACTCTTCCGGGCGCCCCGCTGTGCCGCCGGGTATGGCCCTGTCCCGTACGGGCCGCGATGCCATGGGGCTGCACACCCTTGAACGACTGGACGCTCCGGCAGAAAAAAGTTGCCGCCCGCTGCTGGAAGATTTCTGGCAGGCCGTCTTTCTTTTCCTCTACGACCCCGACCAGCGTGGGTTACTGGTGCAGAGACTCGAAAGGCTGCATGCCGCCTTTCCCCTTGTGACCAAAAACATCGCCAAGGATCTTGCCTCGCTGTGCGGCCAGTGCGCGCAACATCTCAGGATGTCCAGAGCAGACTTGCCGGGCGGCTTCTGGCGTTCTCAGCCGCCTGCCATCCGTCTTTTTACAGGCTACATTCATATGCGCTTGCAGAATGATGGCTATTCCTCACATGCCTGGAACACCGCGCTGAAAACTCTGGACGAAATCAGCTCCTTTTTTACCCGCTTGCCCTGA
- a CDS encoding CgeB family protein gives MSQPGSLSDHYSFRAIYPGGENIAPDAAPVDLEAFCSARSFAMLSPGGPERETAVVQALPDEQLRDVLPVLLGCGMGHALRLLLERCAGPVAVVEKEAEIQKLSGVIAALPPQDRQRVQLVSPTDVDEALRQLTHWQAQHNDLRLLPLPLPFYLRLDRAYYGRLQKELAASVQFDFWSRATGPRFADAQPRVLLLTSKYFLMGEVEGACRRLGLEYKLVHIKNDTLACTDFVQQLLEAVVSFRPDCCITLNHMGVDVEGVLMDLLARLQLPLASWFVDNPHLIIHLYSRCVSPWTTLFTWDADNIESLRTSGFAHVFYLPLGTDPERFHPDKGADAPAAWQADISFVGNSMVYKVGGRLKHGRFPRALLLPFNEVSQAFMESEQRSVAGFLRDAFPQVFAQYEALPDNEARLAYETAVTWQATRLYRNGCVRRLLPLKPLIVGDDGWKAEFRREPVQPRYLDALSYYTDLPRFYCRSLVNFNCTSKQMKGAVNQRIFDVPAAGSFVLTDWRPQMEQLFEPHEMICYREPEEAPHLARHYLANHTERQTVAQRARKRVLACHTWAHRLQTLLQHMRQVYGTPAAKTPPGHRERA, from the coding sequence ATGAGCCAGCCGGGTTCCCTGTCAGACCACTATTCGTTTCGGGCCATCTATCCTGGTGGCGAGAACATCGCTCCCGATGCCGCTCCTGTTGACCTGGAAGCTTTCTGCAGCGCCCGCAGCTTCGCCATGCTTTCACCGGGCGGCCCGGAGCGAGAAACCGCCGTGGTCCAGGCGCTGCCGGATGAACAGTTGCGCGACGTCCTGCCTGTGCTTCTCGGCTGTGGCATGGGGCATGCCCTGCGTCTCCTGCTTGAACGCTGTGCAGGCCCTGTGGCCGTTGTGGAAAAAGAAGCTGAAATCCAAAAACTTAGCGGTGTTATTGCCGCCCTGCCCCCACAAGACCGCCAAAGAGTGCAGCTTGTCTCCCCGACAGACGTGGATGAGGCATTGCGCCAGCTGACCCACTGGCAGGCACAGCATAATGACTTGCGCCTGTTGCCCTTGCCGCTTCCCTTCTATCTGCGCCTAGATCGCGCCTACTACGGCCGCCTGCAAAAAGAGCTTGCGGCCAGCGTCCAGTTCGACTTCTGGAGCCGGGCCACGGGGCCGCGATTTGCAGATGCGCAACCGCGCGTCCTTCTGCTCACCAGCAAATATTTTCTCATGGGCGAGGTAGAGGGAGCGTGCCGCAGGCTGGGTCTTGAGTACAAACTTGTGCATATCAAGAACGACACCCTGGCCTGCACTGATTTTGTGCAGCAATTGCTGGAAGCCGTGGTGTCGTTCCGCCCGGACTGCTGCATCACGCTGAATCACATGGGCGTGGACGTTGAAGGCGTACTCATGGATCTGCTGGCCCGCCTTCAGTTGCCCCTGGCCTCATGGTTTGTGGACAATCCCCACCTCATCATCCACCTGTATTCCCGTTGCGTCAGCCCCTGGACAACCCTGTTCACCTGGGATGCGGACAATATCGAAAGCTTGCGGACTTCAGGTTTTGCGCATGTTTTCTATCTGCCCCTGGGCACGGACCCTGAGCGATTTCATCCCGACAAGGGCGCAGACGCCCCTGCCGCGTGGCAGGCGGATATTTCCTTTGTGGGAAATTCAATGGTCTACAAAGTGGGCGGCCGCCTGAAGCACGGGCGCTTTCCCCGCGCCCTGCTGCTCCCCTTCAATGAGGTTTCGCAGGCTTTTATGGAGAGCGAGCAGCGCTCTGTGGCCGGCTTTCTGCGCGATGCCTTTCCTCAGGTGTTTGCCCAGTATGAAGCCCTACCCGACAATGAGGCAAGACTCGCTTATGAAACCGCCGTCACCTGGCAAGCCACGCGCCTGTACCGCAATGGCTGCGTGCGCCGCCTTTTGCCCCTGAAACCGCTTATTGTGGGCGATGACGGCTGGAAGGCCGAATTCAGGCGCGAGCCAGTCCAGCCGCGTTATCTGGACGCGCTGAGTTACTATACCGACCTGCCGCGCTTTTACTGCCGCTCGCTGGTGAATTTCAACTGTACCAGCAAGCAGATGAAAGGCGCGGTGAACCAGAGAATTTTTGACGTGCCCGCCGCCGGGTCCTTTGTTCTTACTGACTGGCGCCCCCAGATGGAACAGCTCTTTGAACCGCATGAAATGATCTGCTACCGTGAGCCAGAGGAAGCGCCGCATCTGGCGCGGCACTATCTGGCCAACCACACCGAACGCCAGACCGTCGCCCAGCGGGCCCGCAAACGTGTTCTGGCCTGCCATACCTGGGCGCACCGCTTGCAAACGCTGCTGCAGCACATGCGCCAGGTATACGGAACCCCTGCCGCCAAAACTCCCCCGGGGCACAGGGAGCGCGCATGA
- a CDS encoding FapA family protein — MVQYYLRHYFNPDFDHLHLKPGGENGSSDVYSLGYVQNAIDGQVLAEIIPLEDAGPDPDPRFMLDKHKFPAGPNTRVDPQYPNYLLAAANGYVFYLDGKITVKCLLNVRQDISFQTGNIFFVGDMAIHGSVRAGFSVQANNVRIMGMVEGGVVRARRNLMIDGGVRGGAGQHSLVDAGGKLLSPFLEKVEARARDNIVIEKSCLYSTVYAGASIVVRELAYGGIINAYGSVYVGKQLGNKAGIPTKVYLGYDPLSIRQLEKIDSIIAQQSQTITHLNAVAGHLPPETNETSRKLEALRAQRQQLIKRRNDLWARLSLDENYMHNCRLLVPGRIYPGVELSIGRAFLTIDSIYDKVVCRLVDNEIIIEHLQHSHLGAPQ, encoded by the coding sequence ATGGTGCAATACTACCTGCGGCATTACTTCAATCCCGATTTCGACCACCTCCACCTCAAACCGGGCGGAGAGAACGGCTCTTCTGACGTCTATAGCCTGGGGTACGTCCAGAACGCTATTGACGGTCAGGTGCTCGCTGAAATCATCCCCCTGGAAGATGCCGGGCCGGATCCCGACCCCCGCTTTATGCTTGACAAGCACAAGTTTCCGGCTGGCCCCAACACCCGCGTAGACCCCCAATATCCCAATTATCTGCTCGCTGCCGCCAACGGCTATGTATTTTATCTTGACGGCAAAATCACGGTAAAATGTCTGCTCAATGTCCGTCAGGACATCAGCTTCCAGACAGGCAATATTTTCTTTGTGGGCGACATGGCCATTCACGGCTCCGTGCGGGCGGGCTTTTCCGTCCAGGCCAACAATGTGCGCATAATGGGCATGGTGGAAGGCGGCGTTGTGCGCGCCAGACGTAATCTCATGATTGACGGCGGCGTGCGGGGCGGCGCAGGACAGCATAGCCTGGTGGATGCCGGGGGCAAACTGCTCTCCCCCTTTCTGGAAAAAGTGGAGGCCCGCGCCCGCGACAATATCGTTATTGAAAAAAGTTGTCTGTATTCCACTGTGTATGCCGGAGCCAGCATCGTCGTTCGGGAGCTTGCTTATGGGGGCATCATCAACGCCTACGGCAGCGTTTATGTTGGCAAGCAGCTTGGCAACAAGGCCGGCATTCCCACCAAGGTCTACCTGGGGTATGACCCGCTGAGCATTCGCCAGTTGGAAAAAATCGACAGCATCATTGCCCAGCAGTCACAGACCATTACGCACCTCAATGCCGTTGCCGGACACCTGCCGCCCGAAACCAATGAAACGAGCCGCAAGCTGGAGGCTCTTCGGGCGCAACGCCAGCAACTCATCAAACGACGCAACGATCTCTGGGCGCGTCTTTCCCTGGACGAAAACTATATGCACAACTGTCGCCTGCTGGTGCCGGGACGCATCTATCCTGGCGTGGAACTTTCCATCGGGCGTGCCTTCCTCACCATTGACAGCATCTACGACAAAGTGGTGTGCCGTCTGGTTGATAATGAAATTATCATCGAGCACTTACAGCACTCGCATCTGGGCGCGCCTCAATGA
- a CDS encoding STAS domain-containing protein, with product MFTLQAESHKNVTVLRYLGDMLLPDVPQFSRQLEAHLLAPGIKQVILDLSHVDKVDSSGLGVLVSASTKSRGHGRRLVLLTPAPHVAELLKKVEIEGFFPTFDSEEELKGYIPDAAD from the coding sequence GTGTTTACCCTGCAAGCGGAGTCTCATAAAAACGTCACGGTTCTGCGCTATCTGGGCGATATGCTCTTGCCTGATGTTCCCCAGTTCAGCCGCCAATTGGAAGCACACCTTCTGGCCCCTGGCATCAAACAGGTGATTCTGGATCTGAGCCACGTTGACAAGGTGGACTCCTCCGGTCTGGGAGTGCTTGTGAGCGCCAGCACCAAGAGCCGGGGGCACGGCAGAAGACTGGTTCTCCTGACGCCAGCGCCCCACGTGGCGGAGCTTTTGAAAAAAGTGGAAATTGAGGGTTTTTTCCCCACTTTTGACAGCGAAGAGGAATTGAAGGGCTATATTCCCGACGCTGCGGACTGA
- the dtd gene encoding D-aminoacyl-tRNA deacylase: protein MRILAQRVTEASVSVDGRQVAAIGPGIMALVGFGQEDGPDFSTSPAFQGMAHKLLGLRIFPGQGELSNKFHTSLEEFGGQLLLVPQFTLYADCRKGRRPSFIDAGDPDWARPMFDYFVKMVDESCAVSVSSGIFGADMAVRLCNWGPVTIWLDSANLFAR from the coding sequence ATGCGTATTCTGGCCCAAAGGGTCACGGAAGCTTCCGTCAGCGTTGATGGCCGCCAGGTGGCGGCCATCGGCCCTGGCATTATGGCTCTGGTGGGCTTTGGTCAGGAAGACGGGCCTGATTTCAGCACAAGCCCGGCATTTCAGGGTATGGCTCATAAACTGCTTGGTTTGCGTATCTTTCCCGGTCAGGGCGAACTCTCCAACAAGTTTCATACTTCGCTTGAAGAGTTTGGCGGCCAGCTTCTTCTTGTTCCCCAGTTCACCCTGTACGCGGACTGCCGCAAAGGGCGACGCCCATCCTTTATCGATGCGGGAGATCCCGACTGGGCAAGACCAATGTTTGACTATTTTGTGAAGATGGTTGACGAATCTTGTGCCGTCAGCGTATCTTCAGGCATCTTCGGTGCCGATATGGCGGTACGCCTGTGCAACTGGGGACCTGTCACCATATGGCTTGATTCGGCAAATCTTTTTGCCCGTTGA